CCACTAAAAAAAGAGATGTCATTTCGACATCTCTTTAACAACCACAATTTCCTTTTTTACTTTCTACCGCTGCGCCCGTTTCACCCTTCAATACATCGCCATTAGTTGAAATTAATATTTCATCTGTTACGTTGTTAGAAATCGTACTTGCAACTAGCTGTAGTAAGTCATTTACATATGTTTGTGAAGATTTAAATTCTTGTACAACTGGGATACTATCTAACTTATCTTGCAAGGCATCAATTTCAGCTTCTACTTTTTTCAAAGCTTCCCATTTCCCGTAATGTTGCAAGTTTACTGCTTGTTTTTGCAGTGCTTTAATTTCATCAATTGCGCGCTTTACGTTTTCATTTTTATGAATTTGCGCCTCTGCTTTCTTAAAGAAATCAACTTCTTCTGTTTCAGAAATCATTTTTGCTAATTCTTTCGCTTGCTCAACAATTTCATCTTTCGAATATACTTTCATCTATTATTCCACCTCAATCGGCTCTTCAACTAATTCTCCGTTAAGAGACCAAGTTTTTGCATCCGTTACTTTTATTTTCACAAGCTGACCAATTAAAGACTTTGGAGCAACGAA
This genomic window from Bacillus anthracis str. Vollum contains:
- a CDS encoding RicAFT regulatory complex protein RicA family protein, yielding MKVYSKDEIVEQAKELAKMISETEEVDFFKKAEAQIHKNENVKRAIDEIKALQKQAVNLQHYGKWEALKKVEAEIDALQDKLDSIPVVQEFKSSQTYVNDLLQLVASTISNNVTDEILISTNGDVLKGETGAAVESKKGNCGC